Proteins co-encoded in one Corylus avellana chromosome ca9, CavTom2PMs-1.0 genomic window:
- the LOC132191841 gene encoding heavy metal-associated isoprenylated plant protein 5-like, with protein MGEKDGGKNEGEKAADKKDDGKITAVYKVDMHCEGCAKKIKRAVRSFDGVDDVKADCSANKLTVMGKLDPSGIREKLEQKIKKKVELVSPQPKKDGGGDNKPKEEPKKEEKKKDEKKPEKPKESTLVLKIPLHCDGCIHKMRKIIQKFDGVEKVDIDAGKDLVTVKGTMDAKALVPYLTAKLKRSVDVVPPKKDEGGDKKPKEGGGGGDGDKKKEGGGGGGDKKEKEGGGGGDKKEKEGGGGDAAKKEEGGGAKVELSKMEYHGYPYASPTYWNGGNVYDQNYPVEVHHAQNYPVEAYQGYVNHGYGNEGYVNQGYAHQGYELPHPHAHAMHAPQMFSDENPNACSVM; from the exons ATGGGCGAG AAAGATGGAGGAAAGAATGAAGGTGAGAAGGCCGCTGACAAGAAGGACGACGGCAAGATCACCGCCGTTTACAAGGTGGACATGCATTGCGAGGGATGCgccaaaaaaatcaagagagcTGTTCGCAGTTTCGATG GTGTTGATGATGTCAAGGCGGATTGTTCGGCCAACAAATTGACGGTAATGGGGAAACTGGACCCCTCCGGAATCAGAGAGAAGCTGGAGCAGAAGATCAAGAAGAAGGTGGAGCTCGTGTCTCCGCAGCCCAAGAAAGACGGCGGCGGTGACAATAAGCCCAAAGAGGAaccaaaaaaggaagaaaagaagaaagatgaaaagaaaCCCGAAAAACCTAAAGAG AGTACGTTGGTTCTGAAGATCCCACTGCATTGCGACGGTTGCATTCATAAGATGCGGAAGATCATCCAAAAGTTTGACG GGGTTGAGAAGGTTGACATAGACGCAGGCAAAGATCTGGTAACGGTGAAGGGCACAATGGACGCGAAAGCGCTGGTCCCTTATCTCACGGCGAAGCTGAAGAGGAGCGTCGACGTTGTTCCGCCGAAGAAAGACGAAGGCGGCGATAAGAAACCAAAGGAAGGCGGCGGCGGAGGAGACGGagacaagaaaaaggaaggcgGCGGTGGCGGCGGagataagaaagagaaagaaggtggtggcggcggagataagaaagagaaagaaggtgGTGGCGGAGATGCTGCGAAAAAAGAGGAAGGTGGAGGGGCCAAGGTGGAGTTGAGCAAGATGGAGTACCATGGGTACCCCTACGCGTCACCCACGTACTGGAACGGGGGGAACGTGTACGATCAGAATTACCCGGTGGAAGTTCATCATGCTCAGAATTACCCGGTGGAAGCTTATCAGGGGTATGTAAATCATGGGTACGGGAACGAAGGGTACGTGAATCAGGGATACGCACATCAGGGATACGAGCTGCCGCACCCCCACGCCCACGCGATGCACGCGCCTCAGATGTTCAGCGACGAGAATCCCAACGCTTGTTCGGTGAtgtga